Proteins from one Anopheles nili chromosome 2, idAnoNiliSN_F5_01, whole genome shotgun sequence genomic window:
- the LOC128721802 gene encoding uncharacterized protein LOC128721802: MANRCPQAALSSHAPRATSSALSPSSTGRPGDLSRAGQRAASGRTTVGSLIGKFESTGSEPTDVKVTANSGRASDSALITRRDSPIGRGSHPPEEIVTGTGGECSDKPVTMGLGEGPLRSGGHGRQRKTAVYSRLCLGEALLGEGGLLGVGKARAGPNPDTVLAGTDHLEVGWHPEVVRFPCVERLIELYANIIRQQEAEVQRFMSSIVKAGDKSRLDKAHGSDRRQGDIREEPVLPASVSLKSLPRLKTNPLRLVSGTTATEGDSHAQTTDTVVRATSQPKESYSPSQSDEGWRSSTQLSPYGSSDEEDRQLTVQERAESSPTSEDTSMKNRDKVTRSSSSDSALGLDEDLSQQEQQQMIATVGKVRRLTLGVSDIPLRSALLPVPEPSTLPSILPLPNSDHCPTVVRSKMILEAQLIELPNTGDGVPDQPGQQSLGCPQSTSVSRRESAQSYVSDSTEGVRYVRTPSVVVSDYSDDTMCGITLEEIEYFRRHRLRRGSADCESDISAASSCSNLNYCGSSISALEGCEYQCGLRTPERKVSDCSTCSTVSCDEDEGYSVVRSKLATLSPPSGVSEPAGGDPPVPAVIAKPASHPDLVEDVRVCSKKKVSHAAGCPAAARPL, translated from the coding sequence ATGGCCAACAGGTGCCCACAAGCAGCCCTTTCGTCACACGCACCAAGGGCCACATCATCGGCCCTATCCCCGTCAtcgaccgggcgacccggagACCTCTCGAGAGCTGGGCAGCGGGCAGCTTCAGGGCGCACCACCGTTGGCAGCCTAATTGGAAAGTTCGAAAGCACCGGATCCGAACCGACTGACGTCAAAGTGACAGCAAACAGTGGGCGCGCGAGCGATAGCGCCCTTATCACGCGCAGGGACAGTCCCATCGGTCGAGGATCGCACCCGCCGGAGGAGATAGTGACCGGGACCGGTGGCGAATGTAGCGATAAGCCGGTCACCATGGGTCTGGGCGAAGGACCGCTTCGTTCCGGTGGCCACGGGCGCCAGCGCAAAACGGCCGTCTACAGTCGGCTTTGTTTGGGTGAGGCCCTACTGGGCGAGGGTGGGCTGTTGGGCGTTGGTAAGGCGCGTGCCGGCCCCAACCCGGATACGGTGCTGGCCGGAACGGACCACCTCGAGGTGGGCTGGCACCCGGAAGTGGTTCGGTTTCCGTGCGTCGAGCGACTGATCGAACTGTACGCAAATATCATCCGCCAGCAGGAGGCTGAAGTGCAAAGATTTATGAGCAGTATTGTAAAGGCCGGCGATAAAAGTCGATTAGATAAGGCGCATGGGAGCGACCGACGGCAAGGTGACATACGCGAGGAACCCGTACTACCTGCGTCAGTGTCACTGAAGTCGTTGCCACGGTTAAAGACAAACCCGCTGAGGTTGGTTTCGGGCACAACCGCCACCGAGGGTGACAGTCACGCGCAAACCACGGACACAGTGGTACGTGCCACCAGCCAGCCGAAGGAAAGCTACAGTCCGTCGCAATCCGACGAAGGTTGGCGCAGCAGCACGCAGCTCAGCCCGTACGGTTCGAGTGACGAGGAAGACCGCCAACTAACGGTGCAGGAACGCGCGGAAAGCTCACCAACCAGCGAGGACACAAGCATGAAGAACCGGGACAAGGTGACCCGCTCGTCCAGCTCCGACTCGGCCCTGGGTCTCGACGAGGACCTCAGCCAGCAGGAACAGCAACAGATGATCGCCACCGTAGGCAAGGTGCGCCGGTTAACGTTGGGTGTGTCAGATATACCCTTGCGATCGGCTCTACTACCTGTGCCGGAACCTTCGACTCTACCGAGCATCCTGCCACTGCCCAACTCAGATCACTGTCCGACGGTCGTACGCAGCAAGATGATCCTGGAAGCTCAGCTTATCGAGCTGCCAAACACCGGCGATGGTGTGCCAGATCAACCTGGCCAACAGAGCCTAGGCTGCCCACAGAGTACCTCCGTGTCACGGCGGGAGTCCGCCCAAAGTTACGTCAGTGATTCCACCGAAGGTGTCCGGTACGTTCGCACACCCTCCGTGGTCGTGTCGGATTACTCCGATGACACGATGTGTGGCATCACGCTGGAAGAGATCGAGTACTTCCGGCGGCACCGGCTACGCCGGGGATCGGCCGATTGCGAGTCTGACATCAGTGCGGCGTCTTCCTGCAGCAACCTGAACTACTGCGGATCGTCCATCAGTGCGTTGGAGGGCTGCGAGTACCAATGCGGATTGCGCACGCCCGAACGCAAGGTGTCCGACTGCTCGACCTGCTCCACCGTCAGCTGCGATGAGGACGAAGGATACTCCGTTGTTCGGTCGAAGCTCGCCACACTCAGCCCACCGTCAGGGGTGTCAGAGCCAGCGGGAGGCGATCCACCTGTTCCTGCGGTGATCGCCAAACCAGCGAGCCACCCCGATCTGGTGGAGGACGTGCGAGTTTGCAGCAAAAAGAAGGTTAGTCACGCAGCCGGCTGTCCGGCGGCTGCCCGACCCTTGTAG